One window from the genome of Oryctolagus cuniculus chromosome 1, mOryCun1.1, whole genome shotgun sequence encodes:
- the LOC100352564 gene encoding olfactory receptor 4A47-like: MESRNNVTYFVLLGLTQNAQGQKILLVLFLIIYILTVVGNLLIVVTVSVSKTLGSPMYFFLACFSFMDVFYSSAITPKLISDLFFGKNTISFQSCMIQLFMEHFMSGSGVFILLAMAYDRYVAICKPLHYLVIMRRWVCVVLLVVSWVGGFLHSVIQLSTIYGLPFCGLNVIDHYMCDMYPLLKLVCTDTYVTGLLVAANGGVICAVVFLLLLISYGVIWNSLKNHSQEGRRKALQTCGSHITVVVFFFVPCVFIYARPAKTLPIDKSVSVFYTVITPMLNPIIYTLRNAEMINAIKKLWKRHKM, translated from the coding sequence ATGGAATCAAGGAACAATGTGACTTACTTTGTGCTCTTGGGCCTTACACAGAATGCACAGGGACAGAAAATACTTCTTGTTTTGTTCTTGATCATCTACATTTTGACTGTGGTGGGGAACTTGCTCATTGTCGTGACTGTCTCTGTCAGTAAGACCCTGGGCTCACCAATGTACTTCTTTCTTGCCTGTTTTTCCTTTATGGATGTCTTTTACTCCTCAGCCATTACTCCTAAATTGATTTCAGACTTGTTCTTTGGGAAAAACACCATAAGCTTCCAATCATGTATGATCCAGCTCTTTATGGAGCACTTTATGAGTGGATCAGGGGTCTTTATTCTGTTGGcgatggcctatgaccgctatgtggccatctgtaagCCCTTGCACTATTTGGTTATCATGAGGCGATGGGTGTGTGTTGTGCTGCTGGTAGTGTCCTGGGTTGGAGGGTTTCTGCATTCAGTCATTCAACTCAGCACTATTTATGGGCTCCCATTCTGTGGCCTCAATGTCATTGATCATTACATGTGTGACATGTACCCCTTACTGAAACTTGTCTGTACTGACACCTATGTCACAGGTCTCTTAGTGGCAGCCAATGGAGGCGTGATCTGTGCTGTTGTGTTCCTGCTCTTACTCATCTCTTACGGTGTCATCTGGAACTCTTTAAAGAACCATAGTCAGGAAGGGAGACGGAAAGCTCTCCAGACCTGTGGTTCTCACATCACTGtggttgttttcttctttgttccctgtgtttttatttatgcAAGACCTGCAAAGACCCTTCCCATTGACAAATCAGTGAGTGTGTTTTATACAGTCATAACTCCCATGCTGAACCCCATAATCTATACTCTGAGAAACGCAGAAATGATAAATGCCATTAAGAAGCTCTGGAAACGTCATAAAATGTAG